Proteins found in one Paenibacillus borealis genomic segment:
- a CDS encoding ChbG/HpnK family deacetylase, with amino-acid sequence MKKLLLRADDLGYSEGVNYGIAKSVKDGIIGSVGVMPNMASVIQGLELLKDTEVCLGQHTNICIGRPLTHPSLIPSITNSNGEFKSSREYRQTKEDFVVLDEVILEIEAQYHRFVELVGEPPRYFEGHAVFSANFYKGLEIVAVKYGLKYSGISMDGSPVHIGSKDVIFHMDSMKPEYVPFESLKSAMEKANEDEYNMFICHPGYLDGYILKNSSLTLPRPMEVDMLCDPMTREWLEESGIELITYDDL; translated from the coding sequence ATGAAAAAGCTACTGTTAAGAGCTGATGATCTAGGCTACTCCGAGGGAGTTAATTATGGGATTGCTAAGAGTGTGAAAGATGGCATCATAGGAAGTGTGGGAGTGATGCCCAATATGGCATCGGTAATCCAGGGGCTGGAGCTTCTGAAGGATACAGAGGTTTGCTTGGGACAACATACCAATATATGTATTGGCAGGCCGCTCACGCATCCTTCCTTAATTCCAAGCATCACAAATAGTAATGGTGAATTTAAATCATCGCGTGAATACCGCCAGACTAAAGAAGACTTTGTCGTTCTTGATGAAGTAATCCTTGAAATAGAAGCTCAGTATCATAGATTTGTCGAGCTTGTCGGCGAGCCTCCGCGTTATTTTGAAGGCCATGCCGTTTTCAGTGCTAATTTTTATAAAGGTCTGGAAATCGTTGCGGTAAAATACGGTCTTAAGTATTCAGGCATCTCTATGGACGGTAGTCCTGTGCACATAGGAAGTAAAGATGTTATATTTCATATGGATAGTATGAAGCCTGAATACGTTCCTTTTGAGTCTTTAAAATCAGCTATGGAAAAGGCCAATGAGGATGAGTACAATATGTTTATTTGTCATCCCGGGTATTTGGACGGCTACATTTTAAAGAATTCGTCTCTCACCTTGCCAAGGCCAATGGAAGTAGATATGTTATGTGATCCCATGACGAGAGAATGGCTAGAGGAATCAGGAATAGAGCTAATCACTTATGATGATTTATAA
- a CDS encoding cysteine hydrolase family protein, whose translation MNFDTNKTALLIVDLQNDNLIKGGKFEASGAVQHAEKQNVVANIKAIADKAREAGVPVFHNHFVVEKGAKGIGNRAPIFRAIAEAESIVRGTWGAAPVAGVEPQEGDFVIEKSRMSAFNGTQLDTLLRGLGIENIIVTGVWTNMAVEHTCRDGADYGYNVTIATDGTSTLNEEWQKAALDYAMNNIATKMTTEEIIKNLG comes from the coding sequence ATGAACTTCGATACGAATAAAACAGCGTTACTAATTGTTGATTTACAGAACGATAACCTGATTAAAGGAGGCAAGTTTGAAGCTTCCGGAGCTGTTCAGCACGCTGAGAAACAAAATGTGGTCGCTAACATAAAGGCAATTGCAGATAAGGCGCGCGAGGCTGGAGTACCGGTCTTCCATAACCATTTTGTAGTAGAAAAGGGCGCGAAGGGAATCGGGAATAGAGCTCCAATATTCAGAGCCATTGCTGAAGCAGAAAGTATCGTTAGAGGAACCTGGGGAGCTGCACCTGTCGCTGGAGTAGAGCCGCAAGAAGGTGATTTTGTCATCGAGAAATCCCGGATGAGCGCATTCAATGGTACGCAGTTAGATACATTGTTAAGAGGACTGGGCATTGAAAATATTATTGTTACAGGTGTATGGACGAATATGGCTGTAGAGCACACCTGCAGAGATGGCGCGGATTATGGTTATAACGTCACTATCGCTACTGACGGCACATCTACCCTTAATGAGGAATGGCAAAAAGCAGCCTTGGATTACGCGATGAATAACATAGCAACCAAAATGACTACAGAAGAGATCATCAAAAATTTAGGGTGA
- a CDS encoding sensor histidine kinase, giving the protein MINDVQRPRQKKRIQTHILIRMVLSLIITCSINISLSILLLQLGNVTNWGWVLNVLSFLLTPLFLVIFVFTFFTLTRRIVKDLVTLEQGLQIIAEGDLSYRVDVERQDELGLVALNINRMAERLEQQIIKEREVEKSKMELITGISHDLRTPLTSIIGYIELLRTESFQDKKEYSRFVQNTYNKAIHLKQLLDDLFEYTRLSSVDSRLNLERVDLSQLLNQLLFEFEPLAQDNSVLLVKDIGKSPTITLVDSEKIARAIDNLLMNALKYSLKPGSIRIRMITESEQCTIEVENKGTPLSKDQENRLFERFYKADHSRKSEGIQSGAGLGLSIARNIAELHHGTLSLEHNHDIFTFRLRLPFQKGV; this is encoded by the coding sequence TTGATTAATGATGTGCAAAGGCCACGACAAAAAAAACGCATTCAGACCCATATTTTAATCAGGATGGTGCTCAGTTTAATTATTACTTGTTCCATAAATATTTCTCTCAGCATCCTACTTCTTCAGCTTGGAAATGTAACCAACTGGGGATGGGTATTGAACGTCCTCTCCTTTCTTCTAACACCACTTTTTTTAGTAATCTTTGTTTTTACTTTTTTCACATTGACCCGGCGAATCGTCAAAGATTTAGTTACGCTAGAGCAAGGGCTTCAGATTATAGCTGAGGGTGATTTGAGTTACCGGGTAGATGTTGAGCGGCAGGATGAACTGGGACTTGTGGCGCTAAACATCAACCGGATGGCGGAGCGGTTAGAGCAACAGATTATCAAAGAGCGGGAAGTAGAAAAATCCAAGATGGAACTGATCACCGGGATTTCACATGACTTGCGTACACCGCTTACAAGCATTATCGGCTATATTGAGCTTCTTAGAACAGAATCTTTTCAAGATAAGAAAGAATACTCGCGGTTTGTTCAGAACACCTATAATAAAGCGATTCATTTGAAACAGCTGCTGGATGACTTGTTTGAATATACCCGGCTGTCCTCGGTGGACTCCCGGTTAAATCTGGAGAGGGTCGATTTATCACAGCTCTTGAATCAATTGTTGTTTGAATTCGAACCGCTCGCTCAAGACAACAGCGTTCTTCTTGTCAAAGATATTGGTAAGAGTCCAACCATCACGTTAGTCGACAGTGAAAAAATCGCCAGAGCCATCGATAACCTGCTCATGAACGCCTTAAAGTATTCTCTCAAACCGGGGAGTATCCGCATACGAATGATAACGGAATCGGAACAATGTACCATTGAGGTTGAAAATAAAGGAACACCTCTCTCAAAAGACCAGGAGAACCGTCTATTCGAACGATTTTATAAGGCGGACCATTCCAGAAAAAGCGAAGGCATTCAATCCGGAGCCGGTCTTGGCCTTTCGATTGCCAGGAATATCGCGGAGCTGCACCATGGAACCTTGTCACTTGAACATAATCATGATATCTTCACCTTTCGGCTGCGATTGCCTTTCCAGAAGGGGGTCTGA
- a CDS encoding PTS transporter subunit EIIC — protein sequence MAQNEKIEKTASEVLKAVGGTNNITTVTHCMTRLRFNLKDESVPNAEEIKRIPGVLGTVNAGGQFQVVIGQTVDQVYKSLNSIAGLDNNAQADNQPVEQKRKITLKSIGSGILDGIAGCLTPLIPLMMAASMFKLLVALLGPSMLGVISESSDLYTLFTLVGDAGFYFFPVVVGYTAAKKFGATPVLGMFLGGIMIHPTLIDIATNGTGFSVLGIPSKIQNYNSTIFPIIMSVWVMSYIEKFIKKYLPNILKSILAPSLTILIMLPIALTVLGPAGSFLGSYISSGLLGLSGVTGFLGIAIIAAIYEFLVMSGMHIVLITTLILAFSTNGHEGLVTPAAIAASFAVAGMCLGAGLRIKEKEQRSLAIGYFIASLIGGVTEPGLYGVGMRYKRPFIGMIIGGFAGGLYAGIAGVTAYTFIPVASFLAVLGFAGGPTSNLVNGIIAGVIGFIVSAVATYFLGFKKDDPVTVKLPVN from the coding sequence ATGGCACAAAACGAAAAAATCGAAAAGACAGCTAGCGAGGTATTAAAGGCAGTTGGAGGAACAAACAATATCACTACAGTTACACATTGTATGACCAGACTGCGGTTTAACCTCAAGGATGAGAGTGTACCGAATGCAGAGGAAATTAAAAGGATTCCGGGTGTCTTGGGTACTGTAAATGCCGGGGGACAATTCCAGGTCGTTATAGGACAGACCGTTGATCAGGTCTACAAATCTCTGAATTCAATCGCTGGTCTGGACAATAATGCGCAAGCTGATAACCAACCTGTAGAGCAGAAGAGAAAAATAACTTTAAAATCTATTGGAAGCGGTATCCTTGACGGTATTGCCGGCTGTCTTACACCATTAATTCCACTTATGATGGCGGCTTCTATGTTCAAATTGCTAGTAGCATTGCTCGGACCAAGTATGCTAGGTGTTATTAGTGAATCCAGTGATTTGTATACTTTGTTTACTCTTGTGGGAGATGCGGGATTCTACTTCTTCCCGGTTGTGGTTGGTTATACCGCTGCTAAAAAATTCGGAGCGACGCCAGTGTTGGGGATGTTCCTGGGCGGTATTATGATACATCCAACCCTAATAGATATTGCTACAAATGGCACCGGCTTTTCTGTCCTCGGTATTCCAAGTAAAATTCAAAATTATAATAGCACTATATTCCCGATTATCATGTCAGTGTGGGTTATGTCTTACATCGAAAAATTCATCAAAAAATATTTACCTAACATACTAAAGAGCATATTAGCTCCGTCCCTAACAATTCTAATTATGCTTCCTATTGCACTTACTGTACTTGGACCGGCAGGGTCCTTCCTGGGAAGTTATATCAGCAGCGGACTTTTAGGATTATCGGGAGTTACAGGATTCCTTGGAATTGCAATTATTGCAGCAATCTATGAGTTCCTGGTAATGAGTGGCATGCATATTGTGCTGATAACTACACTTATCCTCGCTTTTTCTACGAATGGGCATGAGGGTTTGGTTACTCCTGCTGCGATTGCAGCCAGCTTTGCTGTTGCAGGGATGTGTTTGGGAGCGGGGCTGCGAATTAAAGAGAAGGAACAGCGTAGTCTTGCAATTGGTTATTTTATAGCCTCACTTATCGGTGGAGTTACCGAACCAGGACTTTATGGGGTAGGAATGAGATATAAACGTCCGTTTATCGGAATGATCATCGGCGGATTTGCCGGTGGACTTTATGCTGGAATAGCGGGTGTTACTGCGTATACTTTTATTCCGGTAGCAAGTTTTCTGGCCGTGCTTGGTTTTGCCGGTGGGCCGACTTCCAACCTTGTGAATGGGATTATAGCAGGAGTAATCGGTTTTATCGTTTCTGCGGTCGCTACGTATTTCCTGGGTTTTAAAAAAGATGATCCGGTAACTGTAAAACTTCCCGTAAATTAA
- a CDS encoding class I SAM-dependent methyltransferase, with amino-acid sequence MGVNENYLFLRSFIQDPKRVGSVTPSSRFLARSMVNQAPWHEIKAVAELGSGTGAITRIMNTKVTDTTKVLLFEMDTTMRNNLKAEYPNFSCHRNAAHLVETMKNSNIDELDCIFSGLPFFNFEPELRNTLVEQIHESLKPGGLFIAFQYSLQMKKQLSEYFNIDTVKYVPLNFPPAFVYVCRKRET; translated from the coding sequence ATGGGGGTAAACGAAAATTACTTATTCTTACGAAGCTTTATTCAAGATCCCAAACGGGTGGGCAGTGTAACGCCAAGCTCACGATTTCTGGCACGCAGCATGGTAAACCAAGCACCTTGGCATGAGATTAAGGCAGTTGCCGAGCTTGGATCAGGCACAGGTGCGATTACCCGTATAATGAATACTAAGGTAACGGACACAACTAAAGTCCTGCTGTTTGAGATGGACACCACGATGAGAAATAACTTGAAAGCGGAATACCCTAACTTTTCATGCCATCGTAATGCTGCCCATTTAGTAGAAACAATGAAAAATTCGAATATTGATGAGCTGGATTGTATTTTTAGCGGATTGCCCTTTTTCAATTTTGAGCCTGAATTAAGAAATACTTTGGTTGAACAGATTCATGAGTCCCTCAAACCAGGAGGATTATTTATCGCCTTTCAATATTCACTTCAAATGAAGAAGCAACTTTCCGAATACTTTAATATTGATACTGTAAAATATGTACCGCTTAATTTCCCGCCTGCGTTCGTCTATGTCTGCCGTAAAAGGGAAACCTGA
- a CDS encoding response regulator transcription factor: MNTILVADDDSEIRDVIHVYLRNEGYYVLEASDGLEALNAIKTTPIQLVILDVMMPQMDGITACLKIREISNTPIIMLSAKQEDIDKITGLTTGADDYMIKPFNPLELLARVKAQLRRQSLTGKEEFNSLLIIKNLIIDKNKHSVKLNGLDISLTPIEFAILTLLATRPGQVFSSEQIYESVWKEPYGYSDNTVMVHIRNLREKIEENPRDPLYIKTVWGVGYKID, encoded by the coding sequence TTGAATACAATCCTTGTTGCCGACGATGATTCTGAAATTCGCGACGTGATTCATGTTTATTTACGAAATGAGGGCTACTACGTGCTTGAAGCATCAGATGGACTAGAGGCACTGAATGCTATAAAAACAACCCCTATCCAACTGGTCATTCTGGATGTCATGATGCCTCAAATGGATGGTATCACAGCCTGCCTCAAAATAAGGGAAATATCCAACACTCCAATTATTATGTTATCCGCCAAACAGGAGGACATTGATAAAATCACCGGCCTGACTACCGGAGCAGATGATTACATGATCAAACCGTTCAATCCCCTGGAGCTATTAGCCCGTGTAAAAGCCCAATTACGCCGTCAGTCGTTAACCGGGAAGGAAGAATTCAATTCGTTACTTATCATTAAAAACCTGATCATCGATAAAAATAAACATTCCGTGAAATTAAACGGACTTGATATTTCTTTGACTCCAATTGAGTTTGCCATTTTAACTTTGCTTGCCACTCGGCCTGGACAGGTTTTCAGTTCGGAACAGATTTATGAGAGTGTATGGAAAGAGCCCTATGGATATTCTGACAATACCGTAATGGTTCATATTCGTAACTTGAGGGAGAAAATAGAGGAAAATCCAAGGGACCCTCTGTATATTAAGACCGTTTGGGGAGTTGGTTATAAAATTGATTAA
- a CDS encoding IclR family transcriptional regulator, with protein MNEVGTLKKGIDILWLIIEKGSLSVLEVMEILSLNRSTTYRLVNTLEQNNLIEKNSDNTYSVSGQLIQSLQDNNFNFDLDSSILRASDEFRALTGETIFIGVLSGDHVIATHIIPGRYATRTHYEKGDKLPASQSALGKCILAFQPLSIQDQYKAQLSDEADSFFTELERIKASGYSVDNEETEPGVRCIAAPIWRGGRVAAAVAISGPSVRVSEEKDEENSEIVRRFSQQISDSLNN; from the coding sequence GTGAACGAAGTAGGTACATTAAAAAAAGGCATTGATATACTGTGGCTGATCATTGAAAAGGGCAGTCTGTCGGTACTTGAGGTTATGGAGATTCTTTCTTTGAATAGAAGTACCACATACCGGCTCGTTAATACATTGGAGCAAAATAATTTAATCGAAAAGAACAGTGATAATACGTATTCTGTATCAGGGCAACTGATACAAAGTCTCCAGGATAATAATTTCAATTTCGATTTGGATTCAAGTATTCTCCGGGCTTCGGATGAATTCAGAGCATTAACAGGGGAGACCATTTTTATTGGGGTGTTAAGCGGGGATCATGTTATTGCAACCCATATTATTCCCGGCCGATATGCGACCAGGACGCACTATGAAAAAGGAGACAAGCTTCCGGCAAGCCAAAGCGCTCTTGGAAAATGTATACTAGCGTTTCAGCCTCTAAGCATCCAGGACCAATATAAAGCCCAACTATCGGATGAAGCAGATTCTTTTTTTACTGAGCTTGAACGTATTAAAGCTTCCGGGTACTCCGTTGATAATGAAGAAACCGAACCAGGTGTTCGTTGTATTGCGGCCCCAATCTGGAGAGGCGGACGGGTTGCTGCGGCGGTGGCGATTTCCGGACCTTCTGTAAGAGTTTCGGAAGAAAAAGATGAAGAGAACAGTGAAATTGTACGAAGGTTTTCTCAGCAAATTTCAGACTCTTTAAATAATTAA
- a CDS encoding SPL family radical SAM protein, translating into MPVDINEIVSKKILNEAKGYLDIGFTHSLNPYSGCAFACKYCYVREMPIQKYKEIPWGEWVDIKVNAAENYRKEVILLRRKRKPINIFMSSATDPYQPVERRMELTRQLLQAMIQDPPDLLQIQTRSPLITRDLDLLLQLKEQCEVLVSLTIETDREDMKRIFAPYAPGIRLRLKALKEVHDAGIFTQASISPVLPFTPDFPKVLEGHADRIWIDTLNIGDGSMGRRSEQLGMPQLFETSEVSKWYEKDIHVRVEKYFKRFFPDEMVQVSKAGAFPLSMSQTKDRLP; encoded by the coding sequence ATGCCCGTTGATATAAATGAGATTGTATCGAAGAAGATCCTTAATGAAGCTAAGGGGTATTTGGATATCGGCTTTACACATTCCCTTAACCCGTACAGCGGATGTGCCTTTGCTTGCAAGTACTGTTATGTAAGAGAAATGCCCATCCAAAAGTATAAAGAAATTCCCTGGGGGGAATGGGTCGACATTAAAGTAAATGCAGCCGAAAATTACCGGAAGGAAGTTATCCTCCTTCGACGTAAACGTAAACCCATAAATATCTTTATGTCTTCGGCCACAGACCCCTACCAACCCGTTGAGAGACGGATGGAGCTAACGCGGCAGCTGCTTCAAGCGATGATTCAAGATCCGCCGGATCTGCTGCAAATTCAGACGCGGAGCCCGTTAATTACAAGAGATCTGGATCTGTTGCTGCAATTAAAAGAACAGTGTGAAGTTCTTGTATCGCTGACAATCGAAACAGATCGCGAAGATATGAAACGGATTTTTGCTCCGTATGCACCGGGCATCCGGTTGCGGTTGAAAGCTCTGAAGGAAGTCCATGATGCGGGTATATTCACTCAAGCATCCATTTCACCTGTTTTACCGTTCACCCCTGATTTCCCTAAAGTGCTGGAAGGGCATGCCGACCGTATTTGGATCGATACGCTGAATATAGGAGATGGATCTATGGGGAGGCGCTCTGAGCAGCTTGGTATGCCGCAATTATTTGAAACATCCGAGGTGTCGAAGTGGTATGAGAAGGACATCCATGTCAGAGTGGAAAAGTACTTTAAGCGGTTTTTTCCTGATGAAATGGTGCAGGTATCTAAGGCTGGCGCATTTCCATTAAGTATGAGCCAGACCAAGGATCGCTTGCCCTAA
- a CDS encoding PRD domain-containing protein, with translation MKVIKKINNNVALCLDGNDNELIAFGKGIGFPVAPYELSDLSQISMTFYRIDRNLYKFIQEIPENVFEVAALIVKKAQSEIKSNLNPNLVVGLSDHINFALIRMQNYKEMQMLFSYDVQQLYPKETELGRYAVRLIQEKLNVQLPDSEITNIAMHFVNAEEEREPDEGTAAEALILEIADKIEEFYSIAIDRKDFNYNRFAMHLRYYLKRVKDESQFKDDNASFIQAIRDLNPQVYECAYMIGEFIDQRLNSKSTEDEILYLMMHIYRIVRNSKIENKGL, from the coding sequence ATGAAAGTTATTAAGAAAATTAACAACAACGTAGCTCTATGCTTGGATGGTAACGATAATGAATTGATTGCTTTTGGAAAAGGGATCGGATTTCCAGTCGCACCTTATGAACTTTCAGATCTAAGTCAAATTTCTATGACGTTCTATAGGATTGACAGGAATTTATATAAATTTATTCAGGAAATTCCAGAGAATGTGTTCGAAGTTGCTGCTCTTATCGTGAAAAAGGCCCAGTCTGAAATTAAAAGTAACCTGAATCCTAATCTTGTGGTTGGCCTCTCTGATCACATCAATTTCGCACTGATACGTATGCAGAACTACAAAGAAATGCAGATGTTGTTTTCTTATGATGTGCAGCAGCTATACCCCAAGGAAACTGAGCTTGGAAGATACGCAGTCAGGCTTATCCAGGAAAAGCTAAATGTACAATTGCCTGATAGTGAAATCACAAATATTGCCATGCATTTCGTTAATGCAGAAGAGGAAAGGGAACCTGATGAAGGCACCGCTGCCGAAGCATTGATTCTAGAGATCGCTGATAAAATTGAAGAATTTTATTCAATTGCAATAGACAGAAAGGATTTCAACTACAACAGATTTGCCATGCACCTAAGGTATTATTTAAAAAGAGTGAAGGATGAATCGCAGTTTAAGGATGATAACGCTTCCTTCATCCAGGCAATTAGGGACTTGAATCCACAAGTCTATGAATGTGCCTATATGATTGGAGAATTTATTGATCAACGGCTTAACTCCAAAAGTACCGAAGATGAAATTCTGTATCTGATGATGCACATTTACCGTATAGTCAGGAATTCGAAAATTGAAAATAAGGGATTGTAA
- a CDS encoding LacI family DNA-binding transcriptional regulator, which translates to MKRIGIKDIALRANVSTAIVSYVINGTRNVKPETKERVLKVIEEFNYRPNAIAQSLKSRRTNTIGVIAEDITVFNTPEIIDGINDYAEQHDLHILLTNLRLQKKVGYNYADTAAYQKYAQNAVSDLVSNQVEGIVYIGVHPRDLTGLIHTGDKPIVYTYCYAQNECSIQYNDEQASYDAIQYLVSKGHSRIAVISGLMDSIPSRLRFNGYYKALTEFQLYFDPQFIKVGDWGGESGYQLLGELMELPDPPTAILVMNDLMAAGALRAAAERGISVPKELSIIGFDNREFSAYLNPRITTMDLPLHDMGILAMKTLINRISGNEETIEEPPLCKLIERDSVAGPRASMK; encoded by the coding sequence ATGAAGAGAATCGGAATTAAAGATATTGCTTTGCGCGCAAATGTATCCACCGCGATAGTATCATATGTGATCAATGGTACCCGTAATGTGAAGCCTGAGACGAAAGAGCGGGTCTTGAAGGTAATTGAAGAGTTTAATTACAGGCCTAACGCGATTGCCCAGAGCCTGAAGAGCAGAAGAACAAATACGATCGGAGTCATTGCGGAAGACATAACGGTCTTTAACACGCCGGAAATTATTGATGGAATAAATGATTATGCGGAGCAACATGATTTGCATATCCTGTTAACCAACCTGCGGCTGCAAAAAAAGGTAGGTTACAATTATGCGGATACCGCTGCTTACCAGAAGTACGCACAAAATGCGGTATCGGATCTGGTATCCAATCAGGTGGAAGGGATTGTATACATTGGGGTGCATCCCCGCGATTTAACGGGATTAATTCATACGGGTGACAAGCCGATTGTCTATACGTATTGCTACGCGCAGAATGAGTGCTCTATTCAGTATAATGATGAACAAGCCTCCTATGATGCCATCCAGTATTTAGTCAGTAAAGGGCATTCCCGGATTGCGGTCATCAGCGGCTTAATGGATTCAATTCCTTCGAGACTGCGGTTTAACGGGTATTACAAAGCATTGACGGAATTTCAGCTGTATTTCGACCCGCAGTTTATCAAGGTAGGCGACTGGGGAGGGGAGTCAGGGTATCAGCTATTAGGTGAGCTAATGGAATTGCCCGACCCGCCTACGGCTATTCTTGTGATGAACGATTTGATGGCTGCCGGTGCCCTGAGAGCTGCAGCTGAACGCGGGATTTCTGTGCCTAAGGAGCTGTCGATTATCGGTTTTGATAACCGGGAATTCAGCGCTTATCTGAATCCCAGAATTACGACGATGGATTTACCGCTGCATGACATGGGGATATTGGCGATGAAGACTCTAATTAACCGGATTAGCGGAAATGAGGAGACAATAGAGGAACCTCCGTTATGCAAACTGATTGAGCGGGATTCTGTAGCGGGGCCAAGAGCCTCTATGAAATAA
- a CDS encoding DedA family protein has protein sequence MLASHTILELINQYGYLVFYLAFTLGPFGIPIPNEITILTGATLSHMGVISPWTTYFCVLSGLLTAFTLSYLAGRFFGQKLKNKFKENKHFQKAEQILTQRGHAAMYIGMFIPVVRYIIPMFIGLSGTSYKRFALISYSSALGWTLLFFSAGTFFGNHFLAKLFNI, from the coding sequence ATGTTGGCTAGTCATACGATCTTAGAGCTAATCAATCAGTATGGATATCTGGTTTTTTATCTTGCTTTTACGCTTGGCCCTTTTGGTATTCCAATCCCTAATGAAATTACGATTCTCACCGGAGCTACCCTGAGCCATATGGGGGTGATTAGTCCGTGGACGACTTATTTTTGCGTTTTATCAGGGTTATTGACTGCCTTTACGCTTTCTTATTTGGCAGGTAGATTCTTTGGTCAGAAGCTGAAGAACAAATTCAAGGAGAACAAACATTTCCAAAAGGCCGAGCAGATTCTCACGCAACGAGGGCATGCAGCTATGTATATAGGCATGTTTATTCCAGTTGTACGATACATCATCCCTATGTTCATTGGACTGAGCGGTACAAGCTATAAACGGTTCGCCCTTATTTCATATTCCAGTGCATTAGGCTGGACCTTGCTTTTCTTCTCAGCAGGAACATTCTTCGGAAATCATTTTCTCGCTAAACTATTCAATATCTAA
- a CDS encoding PTS sugar transporter subunit IIA, which produces MNEHNSSLDKTGKKKGLFNKLMDRISGLPQEEQAESIASVDTIIGSPLKGQVLPLSAVKDEAFSSEALGKGVAILPTEGKVYAPVDGIMTNIFPSGHALGITSKSGVEVLIHVGQDTVKLKGQHFRPIAKQGQTVKKGDLLLEFDLEAIIAAGFDITTPVIISNTAEFAGVHETDKRIVDYNEQLLLVAI; this is translated from the coding sequence ATGAATGAACACAATTCTTCTCTAGATAAAACAGGTAAGAAAAAAGGATTATTTAATAAGCTGATGGATAGAATTTCCGGATTACCGCAAGAGGAGCAGGCAGAATCGATTGCATCCGTTGATACTATTATCGGTAGTCCGCTTAAAGGGCAAGTTCTTCCTCTTAGTGCTGTGAAAGATGAAGCCTTCTCTTCAGAAGCATTGGGTAAGGGAGTGGCGATCCTTCCAACTGAAGGAAAGGTCTATGCACCAGTTGACGGAATTATGACAAACATATTCCCATCCGGTCATGCTCTTGGGATTACAAGTAAATCAGGCGTCGAAGTCTTGATTCATGTGGGCCAGGATACAGTGAAATTAAAGGGCCAGCACTTTAGACCGATTGCTAAGCAGGGGCAAACTGTTAAGAAGGGGGATTTGTTACTGGAATTCGATTTAGAGGCTATTATAGCCGCAGGGTTTGATATTACGACACCAGTAATCATTTCTAATACCGCTGAATTTGCGGGAGTTCATGAAACGGATAAACGGATTGTTGATTACAACGAACAATTGCTACTAGTCGCGATCTAG